Proteins found in one Thalassomonas actiniarum genomic segment:
- the folP gene encoding dihydropteroate synthase, which produces MGILNVTPDSFSDGSRFNSIDAALQQTEQMISDGATIIDIGGESTRPGADDVSEADELSRVIPVLKAVKQRFDIIVSVDTSKAAVMAEAIEQGAGLINDVCALQNEHCLSVMAQSNIPVCLMHMQGKPRTMQANPQYDDVIGDIKYFFQQRINACEQAGIAKERLVLDPGFGFGKTLEQNYHLLAHFGDFQSFGLPLLAGLSRKSMIGNLLKREVDERLAGSLATAVLAAQKGAGIIRVHDVKETVDALAILQACHLYA; this is translated from the coding sequence ATGGGAATTTTAAATGTAACCCCTGACTCTTTTTCTGACGGCAGCCGTTTTAATTCGATTGATGCCGCCCTGCAGCAAACCGAGCAAATGATCTCCGACGGCGCTACTATTATTGATATCGGCGGAGAGTCCACCCGTCCCGGCGCCGATGATGTCAGTGAAGCCGATGAATTATCCCGGGTGATCCCCGTGCTCAAAGCGGTAAAACAAAGGTTTGATATTATTGTTTCCGTCGACACCTCCAAGGCGGCGGTGATGGCTGAAGCAATTGAGCAAGGGGCGGGATTAATCAATGATGTTTGCGCCCTGCAAAATGAGCATTGCCTGTCGGTAATGGCCCAGAGCAATATACCGGTTTGCCTGATGCATATGCAGGGCAAACCAAGGACTATGCAGGCAAATCCGCAATATGATGATGTGATTGGAGATATCAAATATTTTTTCCAACAGCGCATTAACGCCTGTGAGCAGGCCGGTATTGCCAAAGAGCGCCTGGTGCTCGACCCGGGTTTTGGCTTTGGGAAAACTCTGGAGCAAAACTATCATTTGCTGGCCCACTTCGGTGATTTTCAAAGCTTTGGTTTGCCACTGTTGGCCGGATTATCGCGCAAGTCCATGATAGGAAATTTATTAAAGCGTGAAGTGGATGAACGCCTGGCGGGCAGTTTAGCCACGGCTGTGCTGGCTGCCCAAAAAGGGGCGGGCATTATCCGGGTACACGATGTCAAAGAAACCGTGGATGCCCTGGCAATATTACAAGCATGTCATTTGTATGCCTGA
- the glmM gene encoding phosphoglucosamine mutase has protein sequence MSNRRYFGTDGVRGLVGKYPISPEFVMKLGYSAGKVLAAQGTKKVLIGKDTRISGYMLESALEAGFSAAGIDIGLLGPMPTPAIAYLTKTFRAEAGIVISASHNPYYDNGIKFFSQDGQKLPDEVELAIEAELDKEMSCVDSHLLGKANRIDDAAGRYIEFCKSNFPSQMSLKGLKIVVDCAHGATYHIAPNVFRELGAQVIEIGTSPNGTNINDGCGATSMDMISKAVVEHEADLGIALDGDGDRLMMVDHTGYVVDGDEIVYVIACNDLKSGNIRGGVVGTLMSNMGLEIALADMGVPFARSKVGDRYVMEMLVQNGWQLGAENSGHIINLKHTSTGDGIIAALNVLTAICSNGKTLHELRQGMTKLPQVLVNVRFSGDSDPLKAEAVVAAVHVVNEKLTGRGRVLLRKSGTEPLIRVMVEGPELEEVTELANNIADAVKSAC, from the coding sequence ATGTCTAACAGAAGATATTTTGGTACCGACGGTGTCAGGGGATTAGTGGGAAAATACCCCATTTCACCGGAATTTGTGATGAAGCTGGGGTATTCTGCCGGTAAAGTATTGGCAGCCCAGGGCACCAAAAAAGTGCTGATCGGTAAAGACACCCGTATTTCCGGTTATATGCTGGAGTCGGCGCTTGAAGCCGGTTTTTCTGCCGCAGGTATCGATATCGGTCTGCTCGGGCCTATGCCGACACCGGCGATTGCCTATCTAACAAAAACCTTCCGCGCCGAAGCCGGTATCGTGATCAGTGCCTCCCATAACCCTTATTATGATAACGGCATAAAATTCTTTTCACAGGACGGGCAGAAGTTACCCGACGAGGTGGAGCTGGCGATAGAAGCCGAGCTTGATAAAGAAATGTCCTGTGTCGACTCACATTTATTGGGTAAGGCCAACCGTATCGACGATGCCGCCGGCCGCTACATTGAATTTTGTAAAAGCAACTTCCCGAGCCAGATGTCATTAAAAGGCTTAAAAATAGTGGTCGATTGTGCCCATGGCGCCACTTACCATATTGCTCCGAACGTGTTCCGTGAACTTGGCGCCCAAGTTATTGAAATAGGCACTAGCCCCAACGGCACCAATATCAATGACGGCTGCGGCGCCACTTCTATGGACATGATCAGCAAGGCGGTTGTTGAGCATGAAGCGGATTTAGGTATTGCCCTTGACGGTGACGGTGATCGCTTGATGATGGTTGACCATACCGGTTATGTGGTTGACGGCGATGAAATAGTCTATGTGATTGCCTGTAACGATCTCAAAAGTGGTAATATCCGCGGCGGTGTAGTCGGTACTTTAATGAGTAACATGGGACTGGAAATTGCCCTGGCCGATATGGGCGTACCTTTTGCCCGCAGTAAAGTCGGCGATCGCTATGTCATGGAAATGCTGGTACAAAACGGCTGGCAGCTGGGGGCGGAAAATTCCGGCCACATTATTAATCTCAAGCACACCTCCACAGGTGACGGCATTATTGCCGCTTTGAATGTACTTACCGCTATTTGTAGTAACGGTAAAACATTACATGAGCTACGCCAGGGCATGACTAAACTGCCGCAGGTGCTGGTAAATGTCCGCTTTTCCGGTGACAGTGACCCGTTAAAAGCCGAAGCGGTTGTAGCGGCGGTGCATGTGGTTAATGAAAAACTTACCGGGCGCGGGCGGGTATTGCTGCGTAAGTCTGGTACCGAGCCGCTGATCCGGGTGATGGTAGAAGGGCCGGAACTTGAAGAAGTAACCGAGCTGGCGAATAATATCGCAGATGCGGTAAAATCAGCCTGCTAA
- the tpiA gene encoding triose-phosphate isomerase, which produces MTRQAIVAANWKMNGSLALIDEMVSGLKDVKLNQNVDVVVCPSAPYLAAFALATKNEGLSENFHLGAQNVSEHEKGAYTGEVSTTMLREVSTEYVILGHSERRSLYKETSTLVAHKVKAVLAAGLKPILCIGESESERTTGQTEVVLAAQLQPVIDEIGIEKFNEVVVAYEPVWAIGTGKTASPAMAQETHEFIRQFLANADVEVAKRVPLLYGGSVNAANCEELFAQADIDGGLIGGASLKVDEFKVICSAAKGS; this is translated from the coding sequence ATGACAAGACAAGCAATAGTTGCGGCTAACTGGAAGATGAACGGTAGCCTGGCACTTATCGATGAAATGGTTAGTGGTCTTAAAGATGTAAAACTTAACCAAAATGTTGATGTTGTTGTTTGTCCCAGTGCTCCTTATCTTGCGGCGTTTGCTTTAGCGACAAAAAACGAAGGTTTAAGTGAAAACTTTCACCTTGGTGCCCAGAATGTTAGCGAACATGAAAAAGGGGCTTACACCGGTGAGGTTTCTACAACTATGTTGCGGGAAGTTTCTACCGAATATGTCATCCTTGGCCATTCTGAGCGCAGAAGCCTGTATAAAGAAACCAGCACCTTAGTGGCCCACAAGGTCAAAGCAGTGCTGGCAGCCGGATTAAAGCCGATTCTTTGTATCGGCGAAAGCGAAAGCGAACGCACGACAGGGCAAACAGAAGTTGTACTTGCTGCCCAGTTACAGCCGGTTATTGATGAAATCGGCATAGAAAAATTTAATGAAGTTGTTGTCGCTTATGAGCCGGTTTGGGCAATAGGCACAGGAAAAACGGCTTCACCGGCAATGGCACAGGAAACTCACGAGTTTATCCGTCAATTTTTGGCAAATGCCGATGTTGAAGTGGCGAAAAGAGTACCATTGTTATATGGTGGCAGTGTAAATGCCGCCAACTGTGAAGAATTATTTGCACAAGCTGATATAGACGGCGGTTTAATCGGCGGTGCCAGTTTAAAAGTCGACGAGTTTAAAGTGATTTGTTCGGCAGCTAAGGGATCTTAA
- the secG gene encoding preprotein translocase subunit SecG: MFNELVYDILIITYLIVALCLIGLVLIQQGKGADMGASFGAGSSATIFGSSGSGNFLTKSTSILAVLFFVISLFLGNMTANRVKATDEWNNLEAPAEQSIPEDSIPSASAEPKAANEDVPAADTDTNVPE, from the coding sequence ATGTTTAATGAACTTGTTTACGACATTCTAATTATTACTTATTTAATTGTAGCCTTGTGCCTGATCGGGTTGGTTTTAATCCAGCAGGGTAAAGGTGCTGACATGGGCGCATCATTTGGTGCCGGTTCTTCAGCAACTATTTTTGGTTCAAGCGGCTCAGGCAACTTCCTGACCAAAAGCACCTCTATTTTAGCGGTACTGTTTTTCGTTATCAGCCTTTTCTTAGGTAATATGACGGCTAACCGTGTTAAAGCGACCGACGAGTGGAACAATCTGGAAGCACCTGCTGAGCAGTCTATTCCAGAAGATAGCATTCCAAGCGCAAGTGCTGAGCCTAAAGCCGCTAACGAAGACGTGCCGGCTGCTGATACTGATACTAACGTACCAGAGTAA
- a CDS encoding transposase — translation MTQARGSQISLIDTCYYHLTSRCIRRAFLCGKDEFTNRNCEHRRQWMVDRIRFLTSVFAIDVAAYAVMSNHYHLIVYVNEQEALTWSDEEVCRRWLQLYRNHPLVKRWQCGETTTAAENEAALAIIDKWRGRLSDISWLMRGLNEYIARKANKEDKCQGRFWEGRFKSQALLDEKAVLACMAYVELNPVRAKMASTVQTSEYTSIYERLHSKASKQDKPADLPFKVKPLLRFIGNGYQKQTKGLAFSLLDYFELVEATGQVIREDKRGYIDDNEFPLLKQLGFSGSDWLDLAQHFGKKYHRAVGSLAELSRFAAHMEKKWIGGQRQQANIFN, via the coding sequence ATGACCCAAGCGCGCGGTTCTCAAATCTCTTTAATCGACACCTGCTATTACCATTTAACGTCCCGCTGTATTCGCCGTGCCTTTCTCTGCGGTAAAGATGAGTTCACTAACCGAAATTGCGAACATAGAAGGCAATGGATGGTTGACCGTATTCGCTTTCTTACCTCGGTATTTGCTATTGATGTTGCCGCTTATGCTGTTATGTCGAACCATTATCACCTGATAGTCTATGTCAATGAACAAGAAGCACTTACATGGTCAGATGAAGAAGTTTGCAGGCGCTGGTTGCAGTTGTATCGTAATCATCCCCTGGTAAAACGCTGGCAGTGCGGGGAAACCACAACAGCCGCTGAAAATGAAGCAGCTTTAGCTATTATTGATAAATGGCGCGGCAGGCTCAGTGATATTTCCTGGCTGATGCGTGGCCTGAATGAGTATATAGCCCGTAAGGCGAATAAAGAAGATAAATGCCAAGGGCGATTTTGGGAAGGACGGTTTAAATCTCAAGCCTTGTTGGATGAAAAAGCCGTATTGGCATGTATGGCATATGTTGAGCTAAACCCGGTTCGAGCAAAAATGGCTAGTACAGTGCAAACCTCAGAATATACTTCAATTTATGAAAGGCTACATAGTAAAGCCAGCAAACAGGATAAGCCTGCCGATTTACCCTTTAAGGTAAAACCTTTACTGAGGTTCATCGGGAATGGGTATCAGAAACAAACTAAAGGGCTTGCTTTTTCGCTGCTAGATTACTTTGAATTAGTCGAAGCCACAGGACAAGTGATCAGAGAAGATAAACGCGGCTATATTGACGATAATGAATTTCCATTATTAAAGCAGTTAGGTTTCTCTGGGAGTGACTGGCTGGATTTAGCACAACACTTCGGTAAAAAATACCATAGGGCGGTAGGCTCTTTAGCCGAACTATCACGCTTTGCCGCCCATATGGAGAAAAAGTGGATTGGCGGGCAACGACAACAAGCGAATATATTTAATTAA
- a CDS encoding LysR family transcriptional regulator has product MYNIEQLNMLVHSAELGSFSACARKLGKVQSAISQGIANLEIDLDVVLFDRSTRKPTLTRDGERIYTYAKAVLHQVLELEKVALATSKAEEPIVKLAFDSALFTPKLSKLLQQFSEHFPHTGLEVITVASTDIASYVESGKADIGIIFADLAFNRNVDLCFIGNLSFYGVCHPQHVLSSKKELNAGDLIPHRQLLLRGEHGNELQHFAAISATLWWANSFDAILALVKQNIGWAYLPRHMVASLITDKQLHQLPMIFDHKPWNLPVDVITAKGASFGPALNYLFEGLKAILE; this is encoded by the coding sequence ATGTATAATATCGAACAACTTAACATGCTGGTGCACTCTGCCGAGCTTGGCTCATTTTCTGCCTGTGCCCGCAAGCTCGGCAAGGTGCAATCCGCCATCAGTCAGGGCATAGCCAACCTGGAAATAGACCTTGATGTGGTTTTGTTTGACCGCAGTACCCGAAAACCCACCCTCACCCGCGATGGCGAGCGGATATACACTTATGCCAAAGCAGTATTGCACCAGGTGTTGGAGCTGGAAAAAGTCGCCCTGGCGACAAGCAAAGCAGAAGAGCCTATCGTTAAGCTCGCCTTTGACTCAGCCTTGTTTACCCCGAAGCTGTCGAAGCTGCTGCAACAATTTAGTGAGCATTTTCCCCATACCGGGCTTGAAGTGATCACTGTCGCCAGTACCGATATTGCCTCTTATGTTGAGTCGGGAAAAGCAGACATAGGGATCATCTTTGCCGACCTGGCCTTTAACCGTAATGTCGACCTGTGTTTTATCGGCAATTTGTCCTTTTATGGTGTTTGTCATCCACAGCATGTACTGTCTAGCAAAAAAGAACTCAATGCCGGTGACTTGATCCCCCACAGGCAGTTATTACTCAGGGGGGAGCACGGAAACGAACTGCAGCACTTTGCCGCAATATCCGCCACGCTATGGTGGGCAAACAGCTTCGATGCCATTTTAGCCCTGGTAAAACAAAACATCGGCTGGGCTTATTTACCCCGACATATGGTGGCAAGCTTGATCACAGATAAACAACTGCACCAGTTGCCGATGATTTTTGACCATAAACCCTGGAATCTGCCGGTTGATGTGATCACGGCTAAAGGCGCCTCTTTCGGCCCGGCGCTCAACTACCTGTTTGAAGGCTTAAAAGCCATCCTGGAGTAA
- a CDS encoding PACE efflux transporter — translation MTHKERIFHMVLFEALALALLTLAAIYMTGKEALSMGGLAVCLSLIAMVWSYLYNLAYDHYFGADRSRRKLTERILHGLAFELGMVVLSFPVIMYVTQLDLLSVFLMDMGVVLFFLVYAVLFNWGYDIIRKQVMLWQESPVNAE, via the coding sequence ATGACACATAAAGAAAGAATATTCCATATGGTACTTTTTGAGGCATTGGCGCTGGCATTACTGACACTGGCTGCGATTTATATGACCGGGAAAGAAGCCCTGTCGATGGGAGGCCTTGCCGTTTGCCTGTCTTTGATCGCTATGGTTTGGAGCTACTTGTATAACTTGGCTTATGACCACTATTTCGGTGCAGATCGAAGCCGCAGGAAACTAACCGAACGGATACTTCATGGCCTGGCATTTGAGCTTGGCATGGTTGTTCTGTCTTTCCCGGTCATTATGTACGTGACGCAGCTGGACTTGCTCTCGGTTTTCTTGATGGATATGGGGGTTGTGTTGTTCTTTTTGGTGTATGCCGTCTTGTTTAACTGGGGTTATGACATCATCAGGAAGCAAGTGATGCTGTGGCAGGAAAGCCCGGTAAATGCCGAATAA